TCATAAAATAAATGGCTTATGATACTTCCATTTCCCGATATTCATCATTTATGAAGGATGGATGAGGCTAGATATTAGCTCCTGGCCTCCAACCATGGACAAGCAGACAGACATTGTCTTAtagatcagcccgtcctcctaaggtttcccatcgTCAAGAAACGGTCAGTTTaaaatgtcctctcctaacctacctgagGACCCAAACTAGGGAACTGGACAGTTCGTCACTTTTGCGAGCGGCTTCCATTTTTATATACGAAACTTTTTAGTCGTATGTAACGCATaagatcgaaatgcgacgttctttataaaaggacaggttgtatagatatagaagattatTTTTTATAAGAGATTTGTAATAGTTCATCGAAGATAAACCGTAATGATCATATAAACAATATTTATGCTCAATATCTTTTTATTATTTTACAAATTTAGTCACAGTAAACAAATACAAGGCTCAGCTGACAACAGCTGGTGTTCAGCCATAATATCCGTAGCCACCATAACCTCCATATCCTCTGCCGAAGCCTCCAAAGCCACCGAAGCCCCGCCCGAAGCCTCCTAAGCCTCCAAAGCCGCCTAGGTAACCTGGATTAGCTTCAGGCTCAGCAGCTGGATCAGCGCTCCTCTTTCCACGATAGAAGCCTCCGTATCCTCCATAACCTCCGTATCCTCCATATCCTAACCCGAAGCCACGACCGAAACCTCCAaagcctcccaagccaccaaagTAACCGGGCTCAGCCTCAGGGGCAGGAGCAGCGCTTGTGTCCACCAAGCAGAAGGCGGCCAGGGCGGCAACAATGATctgttaaaaaaacaaaaaacttagTTTACTTTCCAAACATTATGAATAAATGAAACGTACCTACACTAAGCCAGTAAAGGTTGCATAAAACTTTACACCAGAATAAAACAAATTTGGACATATAAACAATCACCTGTAATAGTGTTATATATAGAATGTGCTAAAGGGACGTGTACATATGCTGCTATTGAAACAGTCCTTGTCAGGCCTCAGAAGGAGGCATGGTCAGTGACCGGGCCGGTTGGAACTTGAACCAGAAACAACCGCAAGGTAGTCTATTAACAACGATATTAGACAGGTAAGGCCAAAATAGATGTTAATGTCAAGTTATAAACAGCAAACTGCTGAGTATGAGAGACTAAGAGAGCCAGAAGGTGTCACTCACCAGGGTCTTCATGGTTCAGGAGTGTCAGTGTTGACTGTGGCAGCTGGAGGCGGGGTGGCCTTATATACCACACAGGGGCGGGGCCGCCCAAACCCTCTCAGTGTTCCTTTATATACAAGGTCACACGGAACATTTTTAATCTTCAGTTGTAAACCTTGTGGGGCGTAGGAGCCTGGAACTGCCGGCCGCAAGAGCGGGAGACGGGGTCGATGGTTCGCGGGTTCTACGGACCATGTGAATGAAATTTTATTATCCACGTTAATAAAAATATTATCAATTGACAGACATTTTCTCCGACTCTATTACGGGGAGTAGCCAGCATTGACCCAGTCTGTCGTCTATCTTCTCTCTCTAtccttatctatctatctatctatctatccatctatctatctatctatccatctatttatttatctatctatctatatatctatttatctatctatttttctatctctatatatattttttttcctgtttatttatttttgtatttatctGTCTATTGAGCGATATTTCAATCTATCTCTCTGTCTACGtaactatcaatcaatcaatcaatcaatcaatcaatcaatctatctatctatctctatctatctatctatctatcgatcgatcgatctatctatctatctatatatatatatatatatatatatatatatatatatatatatatatatatatatatatatatatatatatatatgtatatatttatataaatatatatatatatatatatatatatatatatatatatatatatatatgtaaatgcacacacacacacactaggtaggGATACACCTGCATTGCCATTacccgggtctgtctgtctgtctgcctcgcaTCTGTTCATCTATCAATTCTTCCATCTATCTCTTTAATTGTTTATTCATATATCCATCCATTTATTCATCCATCTTCCTATCATCAATATtgcaatccatccatctatccgtccatccatctatcaatccatctatatttctatccatccatcaattTATCCATCTACATTTAATTATCCATCCATCAGTTTATCACTCTACATTCAATTATCTGTTCATCTATTTATTTGTCTATAttcatttatccatccatctatgtaTCAAACTATCTATCTTTCTAtgcatctatctattcatccaacTTTCTATTTCTTCATGTATCCGTCCAACCATACATCAATATATTTATCTATCCTTCCATCTAGCTTTCcattcatctatcaatccatccctCTATCAATCAATTTTCACacctatttatctgtctatctatccatccagctAAAACTCAGTTaatccatctatccatatatctaCTCCTAAATCTATTCATTTTCTCCTCTTGACCCCCCTCACGCCATCtccttgcaccccccccccccattctcccctctatctccctttctctccctctccccttccacctccctctctccctctccctgtttCCCCGAATATTTTGAAGGATATTTTTCTACTAATTTTTGTTTTCAAAATGTTCTTAGGTATTGTGGCAGGCAGTTCCAAAAAATCCtcgtgggggtctgaatgtgaccctGGCATGCTGTTCTCTTTTGAATTATGGCGACCCCGACTAGCCAATATTCATCAtgtaccccagaccattaccTCTGTTTATTTGGATGAAGCTAGGCCCAAGCTTCTCGCCTCCATCTAtgaacagacaaacagacagacagacagagacattcTGCCTTATATTTACAGATatgaatattatatttattttattaattttgaACTAAATAACTCGATCAACAACCCGAGTCTATGTTGTTGTGACTTAGAAAAGCTCTCAAGCATCGTAAAATACTTTTCTCTTCATAAAATAAATGGCTTATGATACTTCCATTTCCCGATATTCATCATTTATGAAGGATGGATGAGGCTAGATATTAGCTCCTGGCCTCCAACCATGGACAAGCAGACAGACATTGTCTTATAGattagcccgtcctcctaaggtttcccatcgTCAAGAAACGGTCAGTTTaaaatgtcctctcctaacctacctgagGACCCAAACTAGGGAAATGGACAGTTCGTCACTTTTGCGAGCGGCTTCCATTTTTATATACGAAAATTTTTAGTCGTATGTAACGCATaagatcgaaatgcgacgttctttataaaaggacaggttgtatagatatagaagattatTTTTTATAAGAGATTTGTAATAGTTCATCGAAGATAAACCGTAATGATCATATAAACAATATTTATGCTCAATATCTTTTTATTATTTTACAAATTTAGTCACAGTAAACAAATAGAAGGCTCAGCTGACAACAGCTGGTGTTCAGCCATAATATCCGTAGCCACCATAACCTCCATATCCTCTGCCGAAGCCTCCAAAGCCACCGAAGCCCCGCCCGAAGCCTCCTAAGCCTCCAAAGCCGCCTAGGTAACCTGGATTAGCTTCAGGCTCAGCAGCTGGATCAGCGCTCCTCTTTCCACGATAGAAGCCTCCGTATCCTCCATAACCTCCGTATCCTCCATATCCTAACCCGAAGCCACGACCGAAACCTCCAaagcctcccaagccaccaaagTAACCGGGCTCAGCCTCTGGGGCAGGAGCAGCGCTTGTGTCCACCAAGCAGAAGGCGGCCAGGGCGGCAACAATGATctgttaaaaaaaacaaaaaacttagTTTACTTTCTAAACATTATGAATAAATGAAACGTACCTACACTAAGCCAGTAAAGGTTGCATAAAACTTTACACCAGAATAAAACAAATTAGGACATATAAACAATCACCTGTAATAGTGTTATATATAGAATGTGCTAAAGGGACATATACATATGCTGCTATTGAACCATAGTTATTATCAGGTCTcagaaggaggcctggtcagagaccgaacCGCTTTGACCCCAGGAACAACCGTAAGGTAGTCTATCAACAAAGATATTAGACAGGTAAGGCTAAAATAGATGTTAATGTCAAGTTATAAACAGCAAACTGCTGAGTATGAGAGACTAAGAGAGCCAGAAGGTGTCACTCACCAGGGTCTTCATGGTTCAGGAGTGTCAGTGTTGACTGTGGCAGCTGGAGGCGGCGTGGCCTTATATACCACACAGGGGCGTGGCCGCCCAAACCCTCTCAGTGTTCCTTTATATACAAGGTCACGCTTAACTTTTTTAATCTTCAGTTGTAAACCTTGTAGGGCGTAGGAGCCTGGAACTGCCGGCCCCAAGAGCAGGAGACGGGGTCGATGGTTCGCGGGTTCTACGGACCATGTGAATGAAATTTTATTATCCACGTTAATAAAAATATTATGAattgacagacattctctccGAATCTATTACGGGGAGTAGCCAGCATTGACCCAGTCTGTCGTCTATCTTCTCTCTCTAtccttatctatctatctatctatctatctatctatctatctatctatctatctatctatctatctatctatctatctatccatctatttatttatctatatatctatttatctatctattttTCTATCTCTATATAAATTTTTTTTctgtttatttatttttgtatttatctgtctatctagcgATATTTcaatctatctctgtctgtctacgtaactatcaatcaatcaatcatcaatcaatcaaccaatctatctatctatctctatctatctatcgatcgatcgatctatctatatatatatatatatatatatatatatatatatatatatatatatatatatatatatatatctattcacAACTTAACTCCCTCATccctgtccctttggtcttcccctccctccctccgcttcCTTCCTATTTGCCCCCTGCTTACCCCATCCCCTCAAGGAGTACTGAAACTCTCTCTCAGTATCTATCAGATTCCTGTTCTTTTTCAGTTTTCCTTCTACTATTATTCTTCCTTTTTCATCAGATAAAATTGTATCACAGACCATTTCCCTCTGGAAATTTGGGTGAGACTAGCAACAGGCGTCAGGCTTCGAACTTTGAATAGGCTGATcgacaaatatatatttatatatatatatatatatatatatatatatatatatatatatatatatatatatatatatatatatatatatatatatatatatatgtgtgtgtgtaaatgcacacacacacacactaggtaggGATACACCTGCATTGCCATTACccgggtctgtgtgtctgtctgcctcGCATCTGTTCATCTATCAATTCTTCCATCTATCTCTTTAATTGTTTATTCATATATCCATCCATTTATTCATCCATCTTCCTATCATCAATATagcaatccatccatctatccgtccatccatctatcaatccatctatatttctatccatccatcaattTATCCATCTACATTTAATTATCCATCCATCAGTTTATCACTCTACATTCAATTATCTGTTCATCTATTTATTTGTCTATAttcatttatccatccatctatgtaTCAAACCATCTATCTTTCTAtgcatctatctattcatccaacTTTCTATTTCTGCATGTATCCGTCCAACCATACATCAATatatttatctatccatccatctatttttccattcatctatcaatccatccctCTATCAATCAATTTTCACacctatttatctgtctatccatccatccagctAAACCTCAATTaatccatctatccatatatctaCTCCTAAATCTATTCATTTTCTCCCCttgaccccccctcaccccatctccttgcacccccccccccggtctccCCTCTatctccctttccctccctctccccttccacctcccttcctctctccctctccctgtttCCCCGAATATTTTGAAGGATATTTTTCTACTaatttttgttttcaaaatattcttagGTATTGTGGCAGGCAGTTCCAAAAAATCCtcgtgggggtctgaatgtgaccctGGCATGCTGTTCTCTTTTGAATTATGGCGACCCCGACTAGCCAATATTCATCATGTATCCCAGACCATTACCTCTGTTTATTTGGATGAAGCTAGGCCCAAGCTTCTCGCCTCCATCTTtgaacagacaaacagacagacagacagagacattcTGTCTTATAGGTACAGATgtgaatattatatttattttattaattttgaACTAAATAACTCGATCAACAACCCGAGTCTATGTTGTTGTAACTTAGAAAAGCTCTCAAGCATCGTAAAATACTTTTCTCTTCATAAAATAAATGGCTTATGATACTTCCATTTCCCAATATTCATCATTTATGAAGGATGGATGAGGCTAGATATTAGCTCCTGGCCTCCAACCATGGACAAGCAGACAGACATTGTCTTAtagatcagcccgtcctcctaaggtttcccatcgACAAGAAACGGTCAGTTTaaaatgtcctctcctaacctacctgagAACCCAAACTAGGGAACTGGACAGTTCGTCACTTTTGCGAGTGGCTTCAATTTTATATACGAAAATTTTTAGTCGTATGTAACGCATaagatcgaaatgcgacgttctttataaaaggacaggttgtatagatatagaagattatTTTTTATAAGAGATTTGTAATAGTTCCTCGAAGATAAACCGTAATGATCATATAAACAATATTTATGCTCAATATCTTTttattattttaaaaatttagTCACAGTAAGCAAATAGAAGGCTCAGCTGACAACAGCTGGTGTTCAGCCATAATATCCGTAGCCACCATAACCTCCATATCCTCTGCCGAAGCCTCCAAAGCCACCGAAGCCCCGCCCGAAGCCTCCTAAGCCTCCAAAGCCGCCTAGGTAACCTGGATTAGCTTCAGGCTCAGCAGCTGGATCAGCGCTCCTCTTTCCACGATAGAAGCCTCCGTATCCTCCATATCCTAACCCGAAGCCACGACCGAAACCTCCAAAGCCTCCGAAGCCACTAAAGTAACCGGGCTCAGCCTCTGGGGCAGGAGCAGCGCTTGTGTCCACCAAGCAGAAGGCGGCCAGGGCGGCAACAATGATctgttaaaaaaacaaaaaacttagTTTACTTTCTAAACATTATGAATAAATGAAACGTACCTACACTAAGCCAGTAAAGGTTGCATAAAACTTTACACCAGAATAAAACAAATTAGGACATATAAACAATCACCTGTAATAGTGTTATATATAGAATGTGCTAAAGGGACATATACATATGCTGCTATTGAACCATAGTTATTATCAGGTCTcagaaggaggcctggtcagagaccgaacCGCTTTGACCCCAGGAACAACCGTAAAGTAGTCTATCAACAAAGATATTAGACAGGTAAGGCCAAAATAGATGTTAATGTCAAGCTATAAACAGCAAACTGCTGAGTATGAGAGACTAAGAGAGCCAGAAGGTGTCACTCACCAGGGTCTTCATGGTTCAGGGGTGTCAGTGTTGACTGTGGCAGCTGGAGGCAGCGTGGCCTTATATACCACACAGGGGCGTGGCCGCCCAAACCCTCTCAGTGTTCCTATGTATACAAGGTCACACGGAACTTTTTTAATCTTCAGTTGTAAACCTTGTGGGGCGTAGGAGCCTGGAACTGCCGGCCCCAAGAGCGGGACACGGGGTCGATGGTTCGCGGGTTCTACGGACCATGTGAATGAAATTTTATTATCCACGTTAATAAAAATATTATGAattgacagacattctctccGAATCTATTACGGGGAGTAGCCAGCATTGACCCAGTGTGTCGTCTATCTTCTCTCTCTAtccttatctatctatctatctatctatctatctatctatctatctatctatctatctatctatctatctatctatctatctatctatcaatctctctatctatctatctatctatttttatattttttgtctattttattttgtatttatctgtctatctagcgATATTTACATCTGTCATTGTCTGTGTCTACGTATCAAtcaaccaatcaatcaatcaatcaatcaatcaatcaatcaatctatctatctatctatctatttatctatctatctatctatctatctatctatctatctatctatctatctatctatctatctatctatctatctatctatctatctatctatctatctatctaactATCATCTATCTATCTGCATCTCTATCTATTCACAACTTAactccctcatccccatccctttTGTCTTCCCCTCCCTGCCTCCGCTTCCTTCCTATTTGCCCCCTGCTTTCCCCATCCCCTCAAGGAGTACTGAACCTCTCTCTCAGTATCTATCAGATTCCTGTTCTTTTTCAGTTTTCCTTCTACTATTATTCTTCCTTTTTTCATCAGATAAAATTGTATCACAGACCATTCCCATCTGGAAATTTGGGTGAGACTAGCAACAGGCGTCAGGCTTCGAACTTTGAATAGGCTGacagacaaatatatatatatatatatatatatatatatatatatatatatatatatatatatatatatatatatatatatatatatatgtgtgtgtgtaaatgcacacacacacacactaggtaggGATACACCTGCATTGCCATTacccgggtctgtctgtctgtctgcctcgcaTCTGTTCATCTATCAATTCTTCCATCTATCTCTTTAATTGTTTATTCATATATCCATCCATTTATTCATCCATCTTCCTATCATCAATATagcaatccatccatctatccgtccatccatctatcaatccatctatatttctatccatccatcaattTATCCATCTACATTTAATTATCCATCCATCAGTTTATCACTCTACATTCAATTATCTGTTCATCTATTTATTTGTCTATAttcatttatccatccatctatgtaTCAAACTATCTATCTTTCTAtgcatctatctattcatccaacTTTCTATTTCTTCATGTATCCGTCCAACCATACATCAATatatttatctatccatccatctatttttccattcatctatcaatccatccctCTATCAATCAATTTTCACacctatttatctgtctatccatccatccagctAAACCTCAATTaatccatctatccatatatctaCTCCTAAATCTATTCATTTTCTCCCCTTGACCCCCCTCACGCCATCTCCTTGCACCCCACCCCCCGTTCTCCCCTCtatctccctttctctccctctccccttccacctcccttcctctctccctctccctgtttCCCCGAATATTTTGAAGGATATTTTTCTACTaatttttgttttcaaaatattcttagGTATTGTGGCAGGCAGTTCCAAAAAATCCTCgggggggtctgaatgtgaccctGGCATGCTGTTCTCTTTTGAATTATGGCGACCCCGACTAGCCAATATTCATCATGTATCCCAGACCATTACCTCTGTTTATTTGGATGAAGCTAGGCCCAAGCTTCTCGCCTCCATCtatgaacagacagacagacagagacattcTGTCTTATTTTTACAGATatgaatattatatttattttattaattttgaACTAAATAACTCGATCAACAACCCGAGTCTATGTTGTTGTGACTTAGAAAAGCTCTCAAGCATCGTAAAATACTTTTTTCTTCATAACAGAAATGGCTTATGATACTTCCATTTCCCGATATTCATCATTTATGAAGGATGGATGAGGCTAGTTATTAGCTCCTGGCCTCCAACCATGGACAAGCAGACAGACATTGTCTTAtagatcaacccgtcctcctaaggtttcccatcgTCAAGAAACGGTCAGTTTaaaatgtcctctcctaacctacctgagGACCCAAACTAGGGAACTGGACAGTTCGTCACTTTTGCGAGCGGCTTCCATTTTTATATACGAAAATTTTTGGTCGTATGTAACGCATaagatcgaaatgcgacgttctttataagaggacaggttgtatagatatagaagattatTTTTTATAAGAGATTTGTAATAGTTCATCGAAGATAAACTGTAATCATGATATAAACAATGTTTATGCTCGATATGTttttattattgtatatatttagtcACAGTAAACAAATAGAAGGCTCAGCTGACAACAGCTGGTGTTCAACCATAATATCCATAGCCTCCATAACCTCCATATCCTCTGCCGAAGCCTCCAAAGCCACCGAAGCCCCGCCCGAAGCCTCCTAAGCCTCCAAAGCCGCCGAGGTAACCTGGATTAGCTTCAGGCTCAGCAGCTGGATCAGCGCTCCTCTTTCCACGATAGAAGCCTCCGTATCCTCCATAGCCTCCGTATCCTCCATATCCTAACCCGAAGCCACGACCGAAACCTCCAAAGCCTCCGAAGCCACCAAAGTAACCGGGCTCAGCCTCTGGGGCAGGAGCAGCGCTTGTGTCCACCAAGCAGAAGGCGGCCAGGGCGGCAACAATGATctgttaaaaaaacaaaaaaacttagTTTACTTTCTAAACATTATGAATAAATGAAACGTACCTACACTAAGCCAGTAAAGGTTGCATAAAACTTTACACCAGAATAAAACAAATTAGGACATATAAACAATCACCTGTACTAGTGTTATATATAGAATGTGCTAAAGGGACGTAAACATATGCTGCTAATGAACCTTAGTTATTATCAGGTCTcagaaggaggcctggtcagaaaccGAACCGCTTTGACCCCAGGAACAACCGTAAGGTAGTCTATCAACAAAGATATTAGACAGGTAAGGCCAAAATAGATATTAATGTCAAGCTATAAACAGCAAACTGCTGAGTATGAGAGACTAAGAGAGCCAGAAGGTGTCACTCACCAGGGTCTTCATGGTTCAGGAGTGTCAGTGTTGACTGTGGCAGCTGGAGGCAGCGTGGCCTTATATACCAAACAGGGGCGGGGCCACCCAAACCCTCTCAGTGTTCCTTTATATACAAGGTCACACGGAACTTTTTTAATCTTCAGTTGTAAACCTTGTAGGGCGTAGGAGCCTGGAACTGCCGGCCCCAAGAGCGGGAGACGGGGTCGATGGTTCGCGGGTTCTACGGACCATATGAATGAAATTTTATTATCCACGTTAATAAAAATATTATGAATTGACAGACATTTTCTCCGAATCTACTTTGGGGAGTAGTACCCAGCATTGACCCAGTCTGtcgtctgtcttctctctctatccttatctatctatctatttatctatctatccatctatctatctatctatctatctatctatctatctatatatctatctatctatctatctatctatctatctatctatctatcatcaatctatctatctatctatctatctatctttctttttttctatctctatttttatatttttgtctatttatttttgtatttatctCTCTATCTAAGATATTTccatctatctctgt
This sequence is a window from Procambarus clarkii isolate CNS0578487 chromosome 80, FALCON_Pclarkii_2.0, whole genome shotgun sequence. Protein-coding genes within it:
- the LOC138357898 gene encoding uncharacterized protein, with amino-acid sequence MKTLIIVAALAAFCLVDTSAAPAPEAEPGYFGGLGGFGGFGRGFGLGYGGYGGYGGYGGFYRGKRSADPAAEPEANPGYLGGFGGLGGFGRGFGGFGGFGRGYGGYGGYGYYG
- the LOC138357899 gene encoding neuropeptide-like protein 31, coding for MKTLIIVAALAAFCLVDTSAAPAPEAEPGYFSGFGGFGGFGRGFGLGYGGYGGFYRGKRSADPAAEPEANPGYLGGFGGLGGFGRGFGGFGGFGRGYGGYGGYGYYG
- the LOC138357866 gene encoding uncharacterized protein, producing the protein MKTLIIVAALAAFCLVDTSAAPAPEAEPGYFGGLGGFGGFGRGFGLGYGGYGGYGGYGGFYRGKRSADPAAEPEANPGYLGGFGGLGGFGRGFGGFGGFGRGYGGYGGYGYYG
- the LOC138357867 gene encoding uncharacterized protein; its protein translation is MKTLIIVAALAAFCLVDTSAAPAPEAEPGYFGGFGGFGGFGRGFGLGYGGYGGYGGYGGFYRGKRSADPAAEPEANPGYLGGFGGLGGFGRGFGGFGGFGRGYGGYGGYGYYG